From a region of the Helianthus annuus cultivar XRQ/B chromosome 5, HanXRQr2.0-SUNRISE, whole genome shotgun sequence genome:
- the LOC110939878 gene encoding protein STRUBBELIG-RECEPTOR FAMILY 2-like, whose product MMTCCRCSYFSVFALLLFLVPQRSAHTDNLEVKALQDLYSSFNSPPQLKGWKSSGGDPCQESWTGVTCSGSSIIQIKLDNHNISGNLGYQLNNLLNLKQLDVSNNNIYGEIPYSLPSNLTHLNLACNNLSQYIPYSITSMKNLKQMNLSHNFLSGPIGNVFTGLSLLEEMDLSYNQFIGDLPSSFGTLRGLSKLFLQHNEFTGSVIYLAGLQLTDLNIQDNHFSGIIPKQFQDIHNLWFGGNMFGKGENGPPWDFPLDSPLDQQNITFPPSTESNAVETYPLPESMMHKGKKMSKIGVLVGGGTLVVACLLLFVFRFYKCGRKLRRHESSIGSRHSLPLSLARDTDCPFDVPEENLEISVASSPSGLRHFRPAHTKFVRVNRRRSFAKKTRTPIGAKLYTVAELELATNSFNRTNFLGEGSLGTVFRGDFPDGQVFTVKCISTVALSLLEEQQFLEVIWNASHLRHPNIITLHGYCVEQGQHMLVYEYVRNLSLDHALHSEAYMPLSWGMRLKIALGIARALNYLHSICVPPLAHRNLKSANVLLDEDLIPRVSDCCLAILKPLTINSAKAEGSETVASEDIQPVSSYQKDDIYAFGVLLLELLTGKKAFDSGKEESSLVQWASSRLHDSESLDEMVEPALRKTIPPKALSRFADIVSMCTQGEKRLRPSISEIMESVTSMIEEYRKMRSADIDPYERSFRSTQSRTRFLGSPSATNMSY is encoded by the exons ATGATGACTTGCTGTAGATGTTCGTACTTCAGTGTATTTGCGTTGTTGTTGTTTCTGGTTCCACAGCGTTCTGCTCATACTGATAATCTCGAAG TTAAAGCTCTTCAGGATCTGTATAGTTCTTTTAATAGTCCACCACAGCTCAAAGGATGGAAATCAAGTGGTGGTGATCCGTGTCAAGAATCATGGACTGGAGTTACATGTTCTGGTTCTTCCATCATCCAAat TAAACTTGACAATCATAACATTAGTGGAAACCTTGGTTACCAGCTCAATAATCTCCTTAACTTGAAGCAACT GGATGTTAGCAACAACAACATTTATGGTGAAATTCCATACAGTCTACCTTCAAATCTAACACATCT AAATTTGGCATGCAACAATTTAAGCCAATACATACCTTACTCAATAACTTCCATGAAAAATCTTAAACAAAT GAACTTGAGCCACAACTTTTTGTCGGGGCCTATTGGCAATGTGTTTACAGGCCTGTCACTTCTCGAAGAAAT GGACTTGTCTTACAACCAATTTATAGGGGACCTACCAAGCTCATTTGGAACACTCAGAGGCCTTTCAAAACT GTTCTTGCAGCATAATGAATTCACAGGATCAGTAATCTATCTAGCTGGCCTTCAACTAACAGACCT GAACATACAGGATAACCATTTTAGTGGTATTATTCCAAAACAATTCCAGGACATACACAACCTGTG gTTTGGGGGTAATATGTTTGGCAAAGGGGAGAACGGCCCACCCTGGGATTTCCCTCTGGACAGTCCACTAGATCAGCAGAATATTACCTTTCCACCATCTACCGAATCAAATGCAGTTGAAACTTATCCTTTGCCTGAATCCATGATGCATAAAGGGAAGAAAATGAGCAAAATAGGAGTTTTAGTTGGTGGCGGTACACTAGTGGTTGCATGCTTACTACTTTTCGTGTTTCGGTTCTATAAATGTGGTAGAAAGCTTAGAAGACACGAAAGCAGTATAGGCTCACGGCATTCTCTTCCGCTGAGTCTAGCTAGAG ATACAGATTGTCCATTTGATGTCCCTGAGGAGAACCTGGAAATCTCAGTTGCCAGCTCACCTAGTGGTTTAAGGCATTTTCGTCCAGCCCATACTAAATTTGTGAGAGTAAATAGAAGAAGAAGTTTTGCTAAGAAGACTAGAACTCCTATTGGTGCGAAACTGTACACGGTAGCTGAGCTGGAACTAGCCACAAATAGTTTCAATCGGACTAACTTTCTAGGAGAAGGATCTCTTGGCACAGTGTTCAGAGGAGATTTCCCTGATGGACAA GTGTTTACCGTGAAGTGTATCAGCACGGTTGCACTCTCTCTTCTTGAAGAACAGCAATTTTTGGAGGTTATTTGGAACGCATCCCATTTAAGGCATCCAAACATCATAACACTTCATGGTTACTGTGTAGAACAGGGGCAGCATATGCTTGTGTATGAATATGTAAGAAACCTCTCTCTTGATCATGCTTTGCATTCTGAAGCATACATGCCTTTATCTTGGGGTATGCGTCTCAAAATTGCTCTTGGAATAGCCCGAGCTTTGAA CTACTTGCATTCCATTTGTGTGCCTCCTTTGGCTCACAGAAACTTGAAGTCTGCTAATGTCTTACTTGATGAAGATCTAATTCCTCGCGTCTCTGACTGCTGTCTAGCTATTTTGAAGCCACTAACTATAAATAGTGCAAAAGCTGAG GGTTCTGAAACGGTTGCTTCTGAAGACATCCAACCTGTATCTAGCTACCAGAAGGATGACATCTATGCCTTTGGGGTGCTGCTACTGGAACTTTTAACCGGAAAGAAGGCTTTTGATAGCGG AAAAGAAGAGAGCTCTCTTGTGCAGTGGGCTTCTTCACGTCTCCACGACAGCGAGTCCTTGGATGAGATGGTTGAACCAGCCCTGAGAAAAACAATCCCCCCAAAAGCTCTGTCACGGTTTGCTGATATCGTCTCCATGTGTACTCAG GGTGAGAAGAGACTGAGACCATCGATATCAGAAATCATGGAATCAGTGACGAGTATGATAGAAGAGTACCGCAAAATGAGAAGCGCAGATATTGATCCATACGAGAGGTCTTTCCGGTCAACTCAGTCGCGCACCCGTTTCCTTGGATCACCATCAGCCACCAATATGTCTTACTGA
- the LOC110942609 gene encoding uncharacterized protein LOC110942609, which translates to MSKEDEEKTAFHTDVGIFCYTKMPFGLRNAGATYQRLMDKVFEAQIWRNLEVYVDDLVIKSSEEKQMLADIEETFQRLREYNIKLNPKKCSFGVEEGKFLGVVVTRDGFKANPEKVAAIARMPSPRTLKEAQALNGRLVAINRFLARHAEKSLPFIKTLKDCLNKKNFKWTSEAEQALQEMKRFIEGLPTLTAPRPSEILKMYLAAAHTAVSAVLMVEREGKQTPIYYRSRVLAGPETRYPTLEKLVLALVHATRRLRRYFQVHRVQILTNYPLQQVLHKPEVSGRLAKWAIELGALDIEYQKRTAVKGQVIADFLAEIPEGEVITDLVVQDIPESSTTRQTWKLYTDGSSSGKGSGAGLMLISPDQIRLMYALRFDFECSNNEAEYEALLAGLRMEKSMGAARVDAYVDSLLVNNQVNETYEAKDESMAKYLAKTKELMDSFDKVTLNHVHRGKNQIADALSKLATSGMEKEVKVETLQTPSIEPRSVSAITMEEPCWYTPILRFLETGELPPAKGEAQKIQTKALQYEVNDGVLYRKSYLGPLLRCVSPVEAKYLISEIHAGLCGIHAGPLAVVAKIHSAGYYWPGMHEDAVTELRKCRSCQKFAPQTIRPKNSLVSVTAAWPFQKWAVDIVGPFPLAPGKLKYLIVAVDYFTKWVEAKPLAKITAENAKKFLWEHIVCRFGLPLYLVSDNGTQFTDRIFQEWCTDLHIQQIFTSVAHPQGNGQVERTNRSLLEGIKKRLGHEGSSWVEELPHVLWAHRTMPKTSNNETPFSLTYGMEAMIPAEAGLPSLRRLNIGNDNDQSLREGLDLLEERREAAAISVARYKKALEKYYNKRVAKQSFKAGDYVMRDNEASRMEPSGKLDPNWEGPYIIQEDLGKGAYRLSRLDGTPIPHSWNIAQLRKCYL; encoded by the coding sequence ATGTCCAAGGAAGATGAAGAAAAAACAGCGTTTCATACCGACGTGGGCATCTTTTGTTACACCAAGATGCCTTTTGGGCTACGAAACGCAGGAGCTACCTATCAGAGGCTCATGGACAAGGTGTTTGAGGCACAGATCTGGCGAAATTTGGAAGTCTATGTAGACGACCTCGTAATTAAAAGCAGCGAAGAAAAACAGATGTTGGCAGATATCGAGGAAACTTTCCAGCGGCTCAGAGAGTACAACataaaattaaatccaaagaaGTGTTCGTTTGGGGTGGAAGAGGGGAAGTTCCTGGGGGTAGTAGTCACCCGAGACGGTTTTAAAGCTAACCCGGAAAAGGTAGCCGCCATAGCGCGAATGCCTTCTCCCCGAACGCTGAAAGAAGCTCAAGCCCTAAATGGACGACTGGTAGCAATCAACAGGTTCTTAGCAAGGCACGCCGAAAAGTCATTGCCTTTCATAAAAACATTAAAAGATTGCCTCAACAAGAAGAATTTCAAATGGACCAGCGAAGCGGAGCAGGCTCTACAAGAAATGAAACGTTTTATAGAAGGGTTACCTACGCTGACAGCGCCCAGACCCAGTGAAATACTAAAGATGTATTTAGCGGCCGCTCATACGGCGGTGAGCGCCGTGCTCATGGTTGAACGAGAAGGGAAACAGACACCAATATACTACAGAAGCCGGGTGCTAGCGGGGCCTGAAACGCGCTATCCTACACTGGAAAAGCTAGTTTTAGCATTAGTACACGCCACAAGGCGACTAAGAAGATACTTTCAGGTACACCGTGTACAAATCTTAACCAATTACCCGCTACAACAAGTTTTACACAAGCCAGAGGTTTCGGGCAGGTTGGCTAAATGGGCCATTGAGCTGGGGGCTTTAGATATTGAATATCAGAAGCGAACAGCGGTTAAAGGGCAAGTGATTGCTGATTTTTTAGCTGAAATACCGGAAGGAGAAGTCATTACGGACCTAGTCGTCCAAGATATACCAGAGTCCAGCACTACAAGGCAGACTTGGAAACTATACACTGATGGATCATCTAGCGGAAAGGGGTCCGGTGCAGGCCTAATGCTAATAAGTCCAGATCAAATCAGACTAATGTACGCCTTACGTTTCGACTTTGAATGTTCTAATAATGAAGCGGAGTACGAGGCATTATTGGCAGGTTTACGAATGGAAAAATCCATGGGGGCAGCCAGGGTAGACGCATACGTCGACTCGTTGCTGGTTAACAATCAGGTAAACGAAACGTATGAAGCTAAAGACGAGTCAATGGCGAAATACCTGGCAAAAACTAAAGAACTCATGGATTCCTTCGACAAGGTCACACTCAACCATGTACATAGAGGAAAGAATCAAATAGCAGACGCCCTAAGCAAACTCGCCACCTCAGGCATGGAAAAGGAAGTCAAAGTCGAAACGTTACAAACACCCTCAATCGAACCACGGAGTGTTTCCGCCATCACAATGGAAGAACCTTGCTGGTATACTCCGATTCTACGCTTCCTCGAAACGGGTGAGCTACCTCCCGCCAAGGGCGAGGCACAGAAGATACAAACGAAAGCGCTACAATATGAGGTCAATGATGGTGTCCTATACCGAAAATCTTACTTGGGTCCGTTGCTGCGATGTGTTTCCCCAGTAGAGGCAAAGTACCTCATCAGCGAAATTCACGCGGGTCTATGCGGCATACACGCCGGACCTCTAGCAGTGGTGGCCAAAATCCATAGCGCGGGATATTACTGGCCTGGGATGCACGAAGACGCTGTAACGGAACTACGAAAATGCCGCAGTTGCCAGAAGTTCGCTCCTCAGACAATACGGCCCAAGAACAGCCTGGTATCGGTGACAGCAGCGTGGCCTTTCCAGAAATGGGCCGTGGATATCGTAGGACCTTTCCCGCTGGCCCCCGGAAAGTTGAAGTACCTAattgtggcggttgattacttcaccaaatgggtggaagcaaaaCCCTTGGCTAAGATAACGGCGGAAAATGCCAAAAAATTCCTCTGGGAGCACATAGTGTGCAGGTTCGGGTTACCGCTTTACCTGGTGAGTGACAACGGGACACAGTTCACGGATAGAATTTTCCAGGAATGGTGCACTGATCTCCACATCCAGCAGATTTTTACGTCGGTAGCACACCCTCAAGGTAACGGACAGGTGGAGCGGACGAACAGGAGTTTGCTAGAGGGCATCAAAAAACGACTGGGGCACGAGGGAAGCTCGTGGGTGGAAGAATTGCCACATGTCCTTTGGGCACATAGAACAATGCCCAAAACTAGCAACAACGAAACCCCATTCAGCCTTACCTACGGAATGGAGGCAATGATACCTGCTGAAGCAGGGTTACCGTCATTACGCCGTCTCAACATAGGCAATGACAACGACCAATCTCTGAGAGAAGGCTTGGATTTGTTGGAAGAAAGGCGTGAGGCAGCCGCCATCAGCGTAGCACGATACAAGAAAGCGTTGGAAAAGTATTATAACAAACGGGTGGCTAAACAAAGTTTCAAGGCGGGTGATTACGTCATGCGTGACAACGAAGCAAGTAGAATGGAACCCTCAGGAAAACTGGACCCAAACTGGGAAGGCCCTTATATCATCCAAGAAGATCTGGGTAAAGGGGCCTATCGCCTATCCCGACTAGATGGCACGCCAATACCGCACAGTTGGAACATCGCCCAGTTGAGGAAATGCTACCTGTAA